A portion of the Bubalus kerabau isolate K-KA32 ecotype Philippines breed swamp buffalo chromosome 1, PCC_UOA_SB_1v2, whole genome shotgun sequence genome contains these proteins:
- the NAB2 gene encoding NGFI-A-binding protein 2, translated as MHRAASPTAEQPPGGGDSARRTPQPRLKPSSRAMALPRTLGELQLYRVLQRANLLSYYETFIQQGGDDVQQLCEAGEEEFLEIMALVGMATKPLHVRRLQKALREWATNPGLFSQPVPAVPVSSIPLFKISETAGTRKGSMSNGHGSPGEKAGSARSFSPKSPLELGEKLSPLPGGPGAGDPRIWPGRSTPESDVGAGGEEEAGSPPFSPPAGGGGPEGTGAGGLAAAGTGGGPDRLEPEMVRMVVESVERIFRSFPRGDAGEVTSLLKLNKKLARSVGHIFEMDDNDSQKEEEIRKYSIIYGRFDSKRREGKQLSLHELTINEAAAQFCMRDNTLLLRRVELFSLSRQVARESTYLSSLKGSRLHPEELGGPPLKKLKQEVGEQSHSEIQQPPPGPESYAPPFRPSLEEDSASLSGESLDGHLQAVGSCPRLTPPPADLPLALPAHGLWSRHILQQTLMDEGLRLARLVSHDRVGRLSPCVPAKPPLAEFEEGLLDRCPAPGPHPALVEGRRNSVKVEAEASRQ; from the exons ATGCACAGAGCTGCCTCCCCCACAGCCGAGCAGCCGCCGGGCGGAGGGGACAGCGCCCGCCGGACCCCGCAGCCCAGACTCAA GCCCAGTTCCCGAGCCATGGCCCTGCCTCGGACCCTGGGGGAGCTGCAGCTGTACCGGGTCCTGCAGCGCGCCAACCTTCTTTCCTACTACGAGACCTTCATCCAGCAGGGAGGGGACGACGTGCAGCAGCTGTGCGAGGCGGGGGAGGAGGAGTTCCTGGAGATCATGGCGCTCGTGGGCATGGCCACTAAGCCCCTCCACGTCCGACGCCTGCAGAAGGCACTGAGAGAGTGGGCCACCAACCCAGGGCTTTTCAGCCAGCCCGTGCCTGCAGTGCCTGTCTCCAGCATCCCACTCTTCAAGATCTCTGAGACGGCGGGGACCCGGAAAGGGAGCATGAGCAATGGGCATGGCAGCCCGGGGGAAAAGGCGGGCAGTGCCCGCAGTTTTAGCCCCAAGAGCCCCCTTGAACTTGGAGAGAAGCTGTCACCATTGCCTGGGGGACCTGGGGCGGGGGACCCCCGGATCTGGCCAGGCCGGAGCACTCCAGAGTCCGAtgtcggggcaggaggagaagaggaggctggCTCACCCCCATTTTCCCCACCAGCAGGGGGAGGCGGCCCTGAGGGGactggggctggggggctggcagCAGCTGGGACTGGGGGTGGTCCGGATCGACTGGAGCCAGAGATGGTGCGCATGGTGGTGGAGAGCGTGGAGAGGATCTTCCGAAGCTTCCCAAGAGGGGATGCTGGGGAGGTGACATCCCTGCTGAAGCTGAACAAGAAGCTGGCACGGAGCGTGGGCCACATCTTTGAGATGGACGATAATGACagccagaaggaagaggagatccGCAAATACAGCATCATCTATGGCCGCTTTGACTCCAAGCGGCGGGAGGGCAAGCAGCTCAGCCTGCACGAG CTGACCATCAACGAGGCTGCTGCCCAGTTCTGCATGAGGGACAACACCCTCTTACTGCGGAGGGTGGAACTCTTCTCCCTGTCCCGCCAAGTGGCCCGAGAGAGCACCTACCTGTCCTCCTTGAAGGGTTCCAG GCTCCACCCTGAAGAACTGGGAGGCCCCccactgaagaaactgaaacaaGAG GTTGGGGAACAAAGTCACTCTGAAATCCAGCAGCCTCCTCCCGGCCCTGAATCCTATGCTCCCCCATTCCGCCCCAGCCTGGAGGAGGACAGCGCCAGTCTGTCTGGGGAGAGCCTGGATGGGCACTTGCAGG CTGTGGGGTCATGTCCAAGGCTGACGCCGCCCCCTGCTGACCTGCCTCTGGCATTGCCAGCCCACGGGCTGTGGAGCCGCCACATCCTGCAGCAGACACTGATGGATGAGGGGCTGCGGCTAGCCCGCCTCGTCTCCCATGACCGCGTGGGCCGCCTCAGCCCCTGTGTGCCTGCGAAGCCGCCTCTCGCAG AGTTCGAGGAGGGGCTTCTGGACCGATGCCCGGCCCCAGGACCGCATCCTGCGCTGGTGGAAGGTCGGAGGAACAGCGTGAAAGTGGAGGCTGAGGCCAGCCGGCAGTGA
- the STAT6 gene encoding signal transducer and activator of transcription 6 isoform X2: MSLWGLVSKMPPEKLQRLYVDFPQHLRHLLGDWLENQPWEFLVGSDTFCCNMASALLSATVQRLQASAGEQGEGNTILQHISTLETIYQRDPLKLVATCRHILQGEKKAVMEQFHHLPMSFHWKQEELKFNTVLRRLQHRVGETRLLREALQPGAEAGQVSLHSLIETPTNGTGPSEALVTLLQETVGELEAAQALVLKRIQIWKRQQQLAGNGAPFEESLAPLQERCESLVDIYSQLQQEVGAAGGELDPKTRAALISRLDEVLRTLVTSSFLVEKQPPQVLKTQTKFQAGVRFLLGLRFLGAPAKPPLVRADMVTEKQARELSMPQGPGAGAESTGEIINNTVPLENSIPGNCCSALFKNLLLKKIKRCERKGTESVTEEKCAVLFSTSLTLGPNKLPIQLQALSLPLVVIVHGNQDNNAKATILWDNAFSEMDRVPFVVAERVPWEKMCETLNLKFMAEVGTNRGLLPEHFLFLAQKIFSDNSLSMEAFQHRSVSWSQFNKEILLGRGFTFWQWFDGVLDLTKRCLRSYWSDRLIIGFISKQYVTSLLLNEPDGTFLLRFSDSEIGGITIAHVIRGQDGSPQIENIQPFSAKDLSIRSLGDRIRDLAQLKNLYPKKPKDEAFRSHYKPEQMGKDGRGYVPATIKMTVERPHLPMPPNLSQMSLPFDQPHPQGLLPCPPQDHAVSSPEPLLCSDVTMAEDSCLNQPVGGFPQGTWVREDMFPPLLPPTEQDLTKLLLEGQGESGGGSLGPQPLLQPSPYGQSGISMSHLDLRANPSW, from the exons ATGTCTCTGTGGGGTCTGGTCTCCAAAATGCCCCCAGAAAAACTGCAGCGGCTCTATGTCGACTTTCCTCAACACCTGCGGCATCTCCTGGGTGACTGGCTGGAGAACCAGCCCTG GGAATTCCTTGTCGGCTCAGACACCTTCTGCTGCAACATGGCCAGCGCCCTACTTTCTGCCACTGTCCAGCGCCTTCAGGCCTCAGCCGGAGAGCAGGGGGAGGGGAACACCATCTTGCAACACATCAGCActctggag ACCATTTATCAGAGGGACCCCCTGAAGCTGGTGGCCACTTGCAGACACATACTTCAAGGTGAAAAAAAAGCTGTTATGGAGCAG TTCCACCACCTGCCAATGTCCTTCCACTGGAAGCAGGAGGAACTCAAGTTTAACACAGTCCTACGGAGGCTGCAGCACCGGGTGGGGGAGACCCGCCTTCTCCGGGAGGCCCTGCAGCCTGGAGCTGAGGCTGGCCAAG TGTCTTTGCACAGCTTGATAGAAACGCCTACCAACGGGACTGGGCCAAGTGAG GCCCTGGTCACACTGCTGCAGGAGACTGTTGGTGAGCTGGAAGCTGCTCAGGCTCTGGTGCTGAAGAGGATCCAGATATGGAAGCGGCAACAGCAGCTGGCAGGGAATGGCGCACCCTTTGAGGAGAGCCTGGCTCCACTACAAGAGAG GTGTGAGAGCCTGGTGGACATTTATTCCCAGCTGCAGCAGGAGGTGGGGGCAGCTGGTGGGGAGCTTGATCCCAAGACCCGGGCAGCGCTGATTAGCCGACTAGATGAAGTCCTGCGCACACTCGTCACCAG CTCTTTCCTGGTGGAAAAGCAGCCCCCCCAGGTTCTGAAGACTCAGACCAAGTTCCAGGCCGGAGTTCGATTCCTGCTGGGCCTGAGGTTCCTGGGGGCCCCAGCCAAGCCTCCGCTGGTCAGGGCTGACATGGTCACGGAGAAGCAGGCGAGGGAGCTGAGCATGCCCCAGGGGCCCGGAGCTGGAGC AGAAAGCACCGGAGAAATCATCAACAACACCGTGCCCCTGGAGAACAGCATTCCTGGGAACTGCTGCTCTGCGCTGTTCAAGAACCTG cttctgAAGAAAATCAAGCGGTGTGAGCGGAAGGGCACCGAGTCTGTCACAGAGGAGAAGTGCGCTGTGCTCTTCTCCACCAGCCTCACACTTGGCCCTAACAAACTCCCCATCCAGCTCCAG GCCCTGTCCCTGCCCCTGGTGGTCATCGTCCATGGCAACCAAGACAATAACGCCAAAGCCACCATCCTGTGGGACAATGCCTTCTCTGAGATG gACCGCGTGCCCTTTGTGGTGGCTGAGCGGGTGCCCTGGGAGAAGATGTGTGAAACTCTGAACCTCAAGTTCATGGCTGAAGTGGGGACCAACCGGGGATTACTCCCAGAGCACTTCCTCTTCCTGGCCCAGAAGATCTTCAGTGACAACAGCCTCAGTATGGAGGCCTTCCAGCACCGTTCTGTGTCCTGGTCACAGTTCAACAAG gaGATCCTGCTGGGTCGTGGCTTCACCTTTTGGCAGTGGTTTGATGGTGTCCTGGATCTCACCAAACGCTGTCTCCGGAGCTACTGGTCAGACCG GTTGATCATTGGCTTCATCAGCAAACAGTACGTCACTAGCCTTCTTCTCAACGAGCCTGATGGAACCTTCCTCCTTCGGTTCAGTGACTCAGAGATTGGGGGCATCACCATTGCCCACGTCATCCGAGGCCAGGATG GCTCCCCACAGATAGAGAATATTCAGCCATTCTCTGCCAAAGACCTGTCCATTCGCTCACTTGGGGACCGAATCCGGGACCTCGCTCAGCTCAAAAACCTCTACCCCAAGAAACCCAAGGATGAGGCTTTCCGGAGCCACTACAAAC CTGAGCAGATGGGTAAGGATGGCAGAGGTTATGTCCCAGCTACAATCAAGATGACTGTGGAAAG ACCCCACCTGCCGATGCCTCCCAACCTGAGCCAGATGAGCCTGCCCTTTGACCAACCTCACCCGCA GGGCCTGCTGCCGTGCCCACCTCAGGATCATGCTGTGTCCAGCCCTGAGCCCTTGCTCTGCTCAGATGTGACCATGGCAGAAGACAGCTGCCTGAACCAGCCGGTGGGAGGGTTCCCTCAAGGCACCTG GGTCCGTGAAGACATGTTCCCGCCCTTGTTGCCTCCCACTGAACAGGACCTTACCAAGCTTCTCTTGGAGGGACAAGGGGAGTCAGGGGGAGGGTCCTTGGGACCCCAACCCCTCCTGCAGCCCTCCCCCTACGGGCAGTCTGGGATCTCAATGTCCCACCTGGACCTAAGAGCTAACCCCAGTTGGTGA
- the STAT6 gene encoding signal transducer and activator of transcription 6 isoform X1 — protein MSLWGLVSKMPPEKLQRLYVDFPQHLRHLLGDWLENQPWEFLVGSDTFCCNMASALLSATVQRLQASAGEQGEGNTILQHISTLETIYQRDPLKLVATCRHILQGEKKAVMEQFHHLPMSFHWKQEELKFNTVLRRLQHRVGETRLLREALQPGAEAGQVSLHSLIETPTNGTGPSEALVTLLQETVGELEAAQALVLKRIQIWKRQQQLAGNGAPFEESLAPLQERCESLVDIYSQLQQEVGAAGGELDPKTRAALISRLDEVLRTLVTSSFLVEKQPPQVLKTQTKFQAGVRFLLGLRFLGAPAKPPLVRADMVTEKQARELSMPQGPGAGAESTGEIINNTVPLENSIPGNCCSALFKNLLLKKIKRCERKGTESVTEEKCAVLFSTSLTLGPNKLPIQLQALSLPLVVIVHGNQDNNAKATILWDNAFSEMDRVPFVVAERVPWEKMCETLNLKFMAEVGTNRGLLPEHFLFLAQKIFSDNSLSMEAFQHRSVSWSQFNKEILLGRGFTFWQWFDGVLDLTKRCLRSYWSDRLIIGFISKQYVTSLLLNEPDGTFLLRFSDSEIGGITIAHVIRGQDGSPQIENIQPFSAKDLSIRSLGDRIRDLAQLKNLYPKKPKDEAFRSHYKPEQMGKDGRGYVPATIKMTVERDQPLPTPEPQMPTMVPSYDLGMAPDSSMNLQLGPDMVPQVYPPRSHSIPSYPALPREESVNMLPAFQEPHLPMPPNLSQMSLPFDQPHPQGLLPCPPQDHAVSSPEPLLCSDVTMAEDSCLNQPVGGFPQGTWVREDMFPPLLPPTEQDLTKLLLEGQGESGGGSLGPQPLLQPSPYGQSGISMSHLDLRANPSW, from the exons ATGTCTCTGTGGGGTCTGGTCTCCAAAATGCCCCCAGAAAAACTGCAGCGGCTCTATGTCGACTTTCCTCAACACCTGCGGCATCTCCTGGGTGACTGGCTGGAGAACCAGCCCTG GGAATTCCTTGTCGGCTCAGACACCTTCTGCTGCAACATGGCCAGCGCCCTACTTTCTGCCACTGTCCAGCGCCTTCAGGCCTCAGCCGGAGAGCAGGGGGAGGGGAACACCATCTTGCAACACATCAGCActctggag ACCATTTATCAGAGGGACCCCCTGAAGCTGGTGGCCACTTGCAGACACATACTTCAAGGTGAAAAAAAAGCTGTTATGGAGCAG TTCCACCACCTGCCAATGTCCTTCCACTGGAAGCAGGAGGAACTCAAGTTTAACACAGTCCTACGGAGGCTGCAGCACCGGGTGGGGGAGACCCGCCTTCTCCGGGAGGCCCTGCAGCCTGGAGCTGAGGCTGGCCAAG TGTCTTTGCACAGCTTGATAGAAACGCCTACCAACGGGACTGGGCCAAGTGAG GCCCTGGTCACACTGCTGCAGGAGACTGTTGGTGAGCTGGAAGCTGCTCAGGCTCTGGTGCTGAAGAGGATCCAGATATGGAAGCGGCAACAGCAGCTGGCAGGGAATGGCGCACCCTTTGAGGAGAGCCTGGCTCCACTACAAGAGAG GTGTGAGAGCCTGGTGGACATTTATTCCCAGCTGCAGCAGGAGGTGGGGGCAGCTGGTGGGGAGCTTGATCCCAAGACCCGGGCAGCGCTGATTAGCCGACTAGATGAAGTCCTGCGCACACTCGTCACCAG CTCTTTCCTGGTGGAAAAGCAGCCCCCCCAGGTTCTGAAGACTCAGACCAAGTTCCAGGCCGGAGTTCGATTCCTGCTGGGCCTGAGGTTCCTGGGGGCCCCAGCCAAGCCTCCGCTGGTCAGGGCTGACATGGTCACGGAGAAGCAGGCGAGGGAGCTGAGCATGCCCCAGGGGCCCGGAGCTGGAGC AGAAAGCACCGGAGAAATCATCAACAACACCGTGCCCCTGGAGAACAGCATTCCTGGGAACTGCTGCTCTGCGCTGTTCAAGAACCTG cttctgAAGAAAATCAAGCGGTGTGAGCGGAAGGGCACCGAGTCTGTCACAGAGGAGAAGTGCGCTGTGCTCTTCTCCACCAGCCTCACACTTGGCCCTAACAAACTCCCCATCCAGCTCCAG GCCCTGTCCCTGCCCCTGGTGGTCATCGTCCATGGCAACCAAGACAATAACGCCAAAGCCACCATCCTGTGGGACAATGCCTTCTCTGAGATG gACCGCGTGCCCTTTGTGGTGGCTGAGCGGGTGCCCTGGGAGAAGATGTGTGAAACTCTGAACCTCAAGTTCATGGCTGAAGTGGGGACCAACCGGGGATTACTCCCAGAGCACTTCCTCTTCCTGGCCCAGAAGATCTTCAGTGACAACAGCCTCAGTATGGAGGCCTTCCAGCACCGTTCTGTGTCCTGGTCACAGTTCAACAAG gaGATCCTGCTGGGTCGTGGCTTCACCTTTTGGCAGTGGTTTGATGGTGTCCTGGATCTCACCAAACGCTGTCTCCGGAGCTACTGGTCAGACCG GTTGATCATTGGCTTCATCAGCAAACAGTACGTCACTAGCCTTCTTCTCAACGAGCCTGATGGAACCTTCCTCCTTCGGTTCAGTGACTCAGAGATTGGGGGCATCACCATTGCCCACGTCATCCGAGGCCAGGATG GCTCCCCACAGATAGAGAATATTCAGCCATTCTCTGCCAAAGACCTGTCCATTCGCTCACTTGGGGACCGAATCCGGGACCTCGCTCAGCTCAAAAACCTCTACCCCAAGAAACCCAAGGATGAGGCTTTCCGGAGCCACTACAAAC CTGAGCAGATGGGTAAGGATGGCAGAGGTTATGTCCCAGCTACAATCAAGATGACTGTGGAAAG ggaccagCCACTTCCCACCCCAGAGCCCCAAATGCCTACCATGGTGCCCTCTTACGATCTTGGAATGGCCCCTGACTCCTCCATGAACCTGCAGCTCGGCCCAGATATGGT GCCCCAAGTGTACCCACCACGTTCTCACTCCATCCCCTCATATCCAGCCCTCCCCCGGGAAGAATCAGTCAATATGTTGCCAGCCTTCCAGGA ACCCCACCTGCCGATGCCTCCCAACCTGAGCCAGATGAGCCTGCCCTTTGACCAACCTCACCCGCA GGGCCTGCTGCCGTGCCCACCTCAGGATCATGCTGTGTCCAGCCCTGAGCCCTTGCTCTGCTCAGATGTGACCATGGCAGAAGACAGCTGCCTGAACCAGCCGGTGGGAGGGTTCCCTCAAGGCACCTG GGTCCGTGAAGACATGTTCCCGCCCTTGTTGCCTCCCACTGAACAGGACCTTACCAAGCTTCTCTTGGAGGGACAAGGGGAGTCAGGGGGAGGGTCCTTGGGACCCCAACCCCTCCTGCAGCCCTCCCCCTACGGGCAGTCTGGGATCTCAATGTCCCACCTGGACCTAAGAGCTAACCCCAGTTGGTGA
- the STAT6 gene encoding signal transducer and activator of transcription 6 isoform X3: protein MEQFHHLPMSFHWKQEELKFNTVLRRLQHRVGETRLLREALQPGAEAGQVSLHSLIETPTNGTGPSEALVTLLQETVGELEAAQALVLKRIQIWKRQQQLAGNGAPFEESLAPLQERCESLVDIYSQLQQEVGAAGGELDPKTRAALISRLDEVLRTLVTSSFLVEKQPPQVLKTQTKFQAGVRFLLGLRFLGAPAKPPLVRADMVTEKQARELSMPQGPGAGAESTGEIINNTVPLENSIPGNCCSALFKNLLLKKIKRCERKGTESVTEEKCAVLFSTSLTLGPNKLPIQLQALSLPLVVIVHGNQDNNAKATILWDNAFSEMDRVPFVVAERVPWEKMCETLNLKFMAEVGTNRGLLPEHFLFLAQKIFSDNSLSMEAFQHRSVSWSQFNKEILLGRGFTFWQWFDGVLDLTKRCLRSYWSDRLIIGFISKQYVTSLLLNEPDGTFLLRFSDSEIGGITIAHVIRGQDGSPQIENIQPFSAKDLSIRSLGDRIRDLAQLKNLYPKKPKDEAFRSHYKPEQMGKDGRGYVPATIKMTVERDQPLPTPEPQMPTMVPSYDLGMAPDSSMNLQLGPDMVPQVYPPRSHSIPSYPALPREESVNMLPAFQEPHLPMPPNLSQMSLPFDQPHPQGLLPCPPQDHAVSSPEPLLCSDVTMAEDSCLNQPVGGFPQGTWVREDMFPPLLPPTEQDLTKLLLEGQGESGGGSLGPQPLLQPSPYGQSGISMSHLDLRANPSW, encoded by the exons ATGGAGCAG TTCCACCACCTGCCAATGTCCTTCCACTGGAAGCAGGAGGAACTCAAGTTTAACACAGTCCTACGGAGGCTGCAGCACCGGGTGGGGGAGACCCGCCTTCTCCGGGAGGCCCTGCAGCCTGGAGCTGAGGCTGGCCAAG TGTCTTTGCACAGCTTGATAGAAACGCCTACCAACGGGACTGGGCCAAGTGAG GCCCTGGTCACACTGCTGCAGGAGACTGTTGGTGAGCTGGAAGCTGCTCAGGCTCTGGTGCTGAAGAGGATCCAGATATGGAAGCGGCAACAGCAGCTGGCAGGGAATGGCGCACCCTTTGAGGAGAGCCTGGCTCCACTACAAGAGAG GTGTGAGAGCCTGGTGGACATTTATTCCCAGCTGCAGCAGGAGGTGGGGGCAGCTGGTGGGGAGCTTGATCCCAAGACCCGGGCAGCGCTGATTAGCCGACTAGATGAAGTCCTGCGCACACTCGTCACCAG CTCTTTCCTGGTGGAAAAGCAGCCCCCCCAGGTTCTGAAGACTCAGACCAAGTTCCAGGCCGGAGTTCGATTCCTGCTGGGCCTGAGGTTCCTGGGGGCCCCAGCCAAGCCTCCGCTGGTCAGGGCTGACATGGTCACGGAGAAGCAGGCGAGGGAGCTGAGCATGCCCCAGGGGCCCGGAGCTGGAGC AGAAAGCACCGGAGAAATCATCAACAACACCGTGCCCCTGGAGAACAGCATTCCTGGGAACTGCTGCTCTGCGCTGTTCAAGAACCTG cttctgAAGAAAATCAAGCGGTGTGAGCGGAAGGGCACCGAGTCTGTCACAGAGGAGAAGTGCGCTGTGCTCTTCTCCACCAGCCTCACACTTGGCCCTAACAAACTCCCCATCCAGCTCCAG GCCCTGTCCCTGCCCCTGGTGGTCATCGTCCATGGCAACCAAGACAATAACGCCAAAGCCACCATCCTGTGGGACAATGCCTTCTCTGAGATG gACCGCGTGCCCTTTGTGGTGGCTGAGCGGGTGCCCTGGGAGAAGATGTGTGAAACTCTGAACCTCAAGTTCATGGCTGAAGTGGGGACCAACCGGGGATTACTCCCAGAGCACTTCCTCTTCCTGGCCCAGAAGATCTTCAGTGACAACAGCCTCAGTATGGAGGCCTTCCAGCACCGTTCTGTGTCCTGGTCACAGTTCAACAAG gaGATCCTGCTGGGTCGTGGCTTCACCTTTTGGCAGTGGTTTGATGGTGTCCTGGATCTCACCAAACGCTGTCTCCGGAGCTACTGGTCAGACCG GTTGATCATTGGCTTCATCAGCAAACAGTACGTCACTAGCCTTCTTCTCAACGAGCCTGATGGAACCTTCCTCCTTCGGTTCAGTGACTCAGAGATTGGGGGCATCACCATTGCCCACGTCATCCGAGGCCAGGATG GCTCCCCACAGATAGAGAATATTCAGCCATTCTCTGCCAAAGACCTGTCCATTCGCTCACTTGGGGACCGAATCCGGGACCTCGCTCAGCTCAAAAACCTCTACCCCAAGAAACCCAAGGATGAGGCTTTCCGGAGCCACTACAAAC CTGAGCAGATGGGTAAGGATGGCAGAGGTTATGTCCCAGCTACAATCAAGATGACTGTGGAAAG ggaccagCCACTTCCCACCCCAGAGCCCCAAATGCCTACCATGGTGCCCTCTTACGATCTTGGAATGGCCCCTGACTCCTCCATGAACCTGCAGCTCGGCCCAGATATGGT GCCCCAAGTGTACCCACCACGTTCTCACTCCATCCCCTCATATCCAGCCCTCCCCCGGGAAGAATCAGTCAATATGTTGCCAGCCTTCCAGGA ACCCCACCTGCCGATGCCTCCCAACCTGAGCCAGATGAGCCTGCCCTTTGACCAACCTCACCCGCA GGGCCTGCTGCCGTGCCCACCTCAGGATCATGCTGTGTCCAGCCCTGAGCCCTTGCTCTGCTCAGATGTGACCATGGCAGAAGACAGCTGCCTGAACCAGCCGGTGGGAGGGTTCCCTCAAGGCACCTG GGTCCGTGAAGACATGTTCCCGCCCTTGTTGCCTCCCACTGAACAGGACCTTACCAAGCTTCTCTTGGAGGGACAAGGGGAGTCAGGGGGAGGGTCCTTGGGACCCCAACCCCTCCTGCAGCCCTCCCCCTACGGGCAGTCTGGGATCTCAATGTCCCACCTGGACCTAAGAGCTAACCCCAGTTGGTGA